A genomic stretch from Helianthus annuus cultivar XRQ/B chromosome 1, HanXRQr2.0-SUNRISE, whole genome shotgun sequence includes:
- the LOC110897834 gene encoding uncharacterized protein LOC110897834 gives MVQRKVANKSGIIKPHLHKLDTQLVNLKPSSLTSSSTPSTSSSSQAHDKLKKIMKKSRSIKRADESRSLAPFKTKKTPPSTPKKQLEHLQRIPFQTPTNTPNASPFKRSPNYMKSTTSFEARKEQSPSSKTTPIKKVSKSSKTNESSSSGIKGSRTSSLKVRSLTKTSSFKPLRSSKKVIICEDVDSQRATCSSTLKDSKFPDYLQLNDGGTELDGTSAMKVCPYTYCSLNGHHHAPVPPLKCFLSARRRALKTQKGFKLGCLSPRQNKASVKKSAVKEPAIVTPKEVDMEDEDFFIDIYSAQRVPLLADMKGKDASIKTKRAVKKSAVREPIIVTPEEVDMENNDIFNDIYSDDKEQPLVEMQGKDVCIRPELDGPHTCESLVHQVYSDDKENKGAQDSECSDIEWEEGYRSDSDGGVGEYQTEKMGVEKLYNEHQELYDEESVSSGAWSEEDCDSASDGSCQHLKINQDYMNYDESEVTSTTSESDINDKMDQHINYQQEQTSQESKTVPDFAEKLSSEADTNRTTIIYNIIQFNISVFINGEKTEHSVQVPATSVAADKMETDEPMDQEASEVNQMAADEELPFDVQDHALDDQLDVIEKQDNPEQEFNEYEAAITSDEMMPETDMKTDSSGKKSASVDEQPDPCVNLRDLTGVKKPCEETGDDSREFNPRGPNFLPEAPDPDAETVDLRHQTIDERKNAEEFMVDFALQQAVTTLAPARKKKVALLVEAFEKVMPDQAPVRPQVHIPGYEPQNRHTSKAFTNSRPMQACS, from the exons ATGGTTCAAAGAAAGGTTGCCAACAAGTCTGGTATCATCAAACCTCATCTCCATAAATTAGATACCCAATTGGTTAACCTTAAACCATCATCCTTAACATCATCATCAACTCCATCAACTTCATCATCCTCACAAGCCCATGACAAGCTCAAGAAGATCATGAAGAAGTCAAGATCCATCAAACGCGCCGATGAATCGCGGTCGTTGGCGCCGTTTAAAACCAAGAAAACACCACCATCAACTCCAAAAAAACAATTAGAGCATCTCCAACGCATCCCTTTTCAAACGCCTACAAACACGCCAAATGCATCCCCTTTTAAACGCTCACCAAACTACATGAAATCCACTACTAGTTTTGAAGCAAGAAAAGAGCAATCACCATCATCCAAGACTACTCCAATCAAAAAAGTTTCAAAAAGTTCAAAAACAAATGAATCATCTTCTTCTGGGATTAAAGGGTCAAGGACATCTAGTTTAAAAGTGAGGAGTTTAACTAAAACTTCCAGTTTTAAACCGTTAAGATCTTCAAAGAAGGTGATCATATGTGAAGATGTGGATTCTCAACGCGCAACTTGTTCTTCGACGTTAAAAGATTCAAAGTTCCCGGATTATCTACAACTAAACGATGGAGGGACGGAGTTAGACGGGACTTCTGCTATGAAAGTATGCCCGTATACTTACTGTTCACTCAACGGTCATCATCATGCGCCTGTGCCACCGTTGAAGTGCTTCTTATCAGCAAGACGACGAGCTTTGAAAACGCAGAAGGGGTTTAAGCTCGGCTGTTTATCGCCACGCCAGAATAAGGCTTCTGTAAAGAAATCCGCGGTTAAAGAGCCTGCGATTGTAACTCCAAAAGAAGTAGATATGGAAGACGAAGATTTCTTTATCGATATCTACAGCGCTCAGAGGGTACCGCTTCTTGCAGATATGAAGGGTAAGGATGCGAGCATCAAAACCAAGCGTGCTGTTAAGAAATCCGCCGTTAGAGAGCCTATAATTGTAACTCCTGAAGAAGTCGATATGGAAAACAACGATATCTTTAATGATATCTACAGTGATGACAAGGAACAGCCTCTTGTAGAAATGCAAGGTAAGGATGTGTGCATCAGACCCGAGTTGGACGGACCCCACACATGCGAGAGCCTCGTGCACCAGGTTTACAGTGATGACAAGGAAAACAAAGGCGCTCAGGATTCGGAGTGTTCCGATATCGAATGGGAAGAAGGTTATCGTTCCGATTCAG ATGGTGGTGTTGGTGAATATCAAACAGAGAAGATGGGTGTCGAGAAGCTGTACAACGAGCATCAAGAACTGTACGATGAAGAAAGTGTGAGCTCGGGAGCTTGGTCAGAGGAAGATTGTGATTCTGCATCAGATGGTTCGTGCCAGCATTTGAAGATTAATCAAGATTATATGAACTATGATGAATCTGAGGTGACATCAACAACTTCTGAATCGGATATAAATGATAAAATGGATCAGCATATCAATTATCAGCAAGAACAAACTTCTCAGGAGTCAAAAACTGTCCCAGATTTTGCAGAGAAGTTGAGCAGTGAAGCTGACACCAATCGGACCACGATAATCTACAACATCATACAGTTCAACATATCTGTGTTCATCAATGGTGAAAAAACAGAGCACTCTGTTCAAGTCCCTGCAACATCTGTTGCTGCTGATAAAATGGAGACAGACGAGCCCATGGACCAAGAAGCCAGCGAGGTGAATCAAATGGCTGCAGATGAAGAACTTCCGTTTGATGTTCAAGATCATGCATTGGACGACCAATTGGATGTGATTGAAAAACAGGATAATCCTGAGCAAGAATTCAATGAATATGAAGCTGCAATAACATCAGATGAAATGATGCCCGAAACAGATATGAAGACAGATTCTTCGGGTAAAAAGAGTGCATCAGTTGACGAGCAGCCGGACCCCTGCGTAAATCTCAGGGATCTCACCGGTGTTAAAAAACCTTGCGAAGAAACTGGCGACGATTCACGGGAATTCAACCCACGAGGACCGAATTTCCTGCCGGAAGCACCTGACCCGGATGCAGAAACAGTGGATTTGAGGCACCAGACGATCGACGAACGAAAGAACGCGGAGGAATTCATGGTGGACTTTGCTTTACAGCAAGCGGTTACAACACTCGCGCCAGCACGTAAGAAAAAAGTCGCACTACTTGTTGAAGCTTTTGAAAAGGTGATGCCCGATCAGGCTCCGGTTCGGCCTCAGGTCCATATTCCGGGGTATGAACCACAAAACAGGCATACTTCAAAAGCTTTCACAAATTCAAGACCCATGCAAGCTTGCAGCTGA
- the LOC110897833 gene encoding protein YAE1: protein MDRSLADELYSEILKPKAESDQPSTHHITQPHSVDDEDEEWYGDGSSWNDADATLDLSSDLDREWQRRKNQFYAIGYRDGLIAGKEASAQQGFNIGFQESVLIGFNFGLVRGVTGALECLPSELREKIIESPETRNKFHQLYESVNKLSTTDALKAFGDDLSKREVKPGGQTDCSVLYGCYRQLQSLIVECPAVEVQSWDKTIGVSSSDKEPSRE, encoded by the exons ATGGATAGAAGTCTGGCTGATGAGCTCTACTCGGAGATTTTAAAACCAAAAGCAGAATCGGATCAACCATCAACTCATCATATTACGCAACCTCACTCAGTAG ATGATGAGGATGAAGAGTGGTACGGAGATGGATCATCATGGAATGATGCAGACGCGACGCTTGATCTGTCCTCTGACCTAGACAGAGAATGGCAAAGAAGAAAAAACCAATTCTATGCG ATAGGATATCGTGACGGCCTTATAGCAGGAAAAGAAGCTTCGGCACAACAAGGTTTCAACATTGGCTTTCAGGAATCTGTACTCATTGGATTTAACTTTGGTCTTGTTAGAGGTGTCACCGG AGCTCTGGAGTGCCTTCCTAGTGAATTAAGAGAAAAGATAATCGAATCACCCGAAACGAGAAACAAGTTCCACCAGTTGTATGAATCTGTTAATAAACTATCAACAACAGATGCATTGAAGGCTTTCGGTGATGATCTTTCAAAACGAGAAGTCAAACCGGGTGGTCAAACAGATTGCAGTGTTCTCTATGGTTGCTATAGACAGCTTCAGTCTCTCATTGTCGAGTGCCCTGCTGTCGAGGTGCAATCATGGGATAAAACAATTGGTGTTTCATCGTCAGACAAAGAACCTTCCCGCGAATGA
- the LOC110900819 gene encoding uncharacterized protein LOC110900819 has product MVSIASWNIRGLNRPIKQTEVRQAVKEFNLSLCAILESHVEVSNLSKVCKAIFRSWHWTSNGAQCNKGTRIIVGWNPNIFDVMVLSEFDQVMHLQLFFKQVKRMVFCSIIYAANYYVTRRELWNHLSMHKNFVRNEPWVILGDFNSALNLEDKSMGCSSVSTSMKDFQACVDDIEMKPKKGIGLMKKIDRVMGNTQFITSFPSAVAMFYPSRLSDHYPCVLKFPEVSKAKHRSFKFANFLVHKPEFMGIVKRVWDTRISGVYQFSVIKKLRLLKSPLRGLLFQQGNLHKKVQLLRNRLDGIQRDLDKDLNSDMLRVEETNIRRDYQEALLDEERFLKQKSKVDWLAAGDMNSAFFHSSLKNKIH; this is encoded by the exons ATGGTTAGTATTGCGTCTTGGAATATTAGGGGTTTGAACCGGCCCATTAAGCAAACTGAGGTTCGACAGGCTGTTAAGGAGTTTAACTTAAGTTTATGTGCAATTCTTGAATCACACGTTGAGGTGAGTAATCTTTCTAAAGTTTGCAAGGCTATTTTTCGTTCTTGGCACTGGACGTCTAATGGGGCTCAATGCAATAAAGGCACGAGAATTATTGTTGGGTGGAATCCTAATATCTTTGATGTTATGGTGCTTTCGGAGTTTGATCAAGTTATGCACCTGCAACTGTTTTTTAAACAGGTGAAAAGAATGGTATTTTGTTCAATTATTTATGCTGCGAATTATTATGTCACTCGTAGGGAGCTTTGGAATCACCTCTCAATGCATAAAAATTTCGTTCGTAATGAGCCTTGGGTTATCTTAGGCGACTTTAATTCTGCTTTGAATCTTGAAGATAAATCTATGGGGTGCTCTTCGGTTTCTACTAGTATGAAAGATTTTCAAGCTTGCGTTGATGACATTGAGATG AAGCCAAAGAAGGGGATTGGGTTAATGAAAAAGATTGATAGAGTTATGGGTAATACTCAGTTCATAACCAGTTTTCCGAGTGCTGTGGCGATGTTCTACCCGTCCCGGTTATCGGACCACTATCCGTGTGTTCTCAAGTTTCCGGAAGTTAGCAAAGCTAAACATCGGTCTTTCAAATTTGCTAATTTTCTGGTACATAAACCTGAATTCATGGGGATTGTCAAGCGGGTGTGGGATACGCGTATTAGTGGTGTGTATCAGTTTTCTGTCATTAAGAAACTTCGGCTGCTTAAGTCTCCATTACGAGGATTGCTTTTTCAGCAAGGGAATTTGCATAAGAAGGTTCAACTCTTGCGTAATAGACTCGATGGGATTCAGCGTGATCTTGATAAGGATCTGAATAGTGACATGCTTCGGGTTGAGGAAACTAATATCCGTCGTGATTATCAGGAGGCCTTACTAGATGAGGAGCGGTTTTTGAAGCAAAAGTCCAAGGTGGATTGGTTAGCGGCTGGTGATATGAATTCGGCCTTCTTTCACTCATCGCTAAAGAACAAAATTCATTGA
- the LOC110900818 gene encoding proline-rich receptor-like protein kinase PERK8: protein MDQKSGDYRDAIAAQLAAIGARLDSIFVAMKNDVETIKTQMFGTSAIMVHSRSAIDPIIPTHIAHPKHNLEPEDEPQGLLTNLVKGTIPSSPSFSAPTPPSPLAQPPTVTSQPPTSATPPHITVELPPKHIATYTSPCLTSSSNKPPPSPTITPVLQVPSPVLFTTTPIQGTNFRSSCTTDRITVNFNQVSK from the coding sequence ATGGATCAGAAATCCGGGGATTACAGAGATGCTATCGCTGCTCAACTAGCAGCCATAGGAGCGCGACTGGATTCAATTTTTGTAGCCATGAAGAATGATGTTGAAACAATCAAGACCCAGATGTTTGGAACATCCGCTATCATGGTACATTCTAGATCAGCGATTGATCCTATCATCCCTACTCACATTGCTCATCCTAAACATAATTTAGAACCCGAGGATGAACCTCAAGGCCTATTGACAAATCTGGTCAAGGGGACCATACCATCCTCACCGTCATTTTCCGCCCCTACACCACCATCTCCTCTAGCACAACCCCCAACAGTAACATCTCAACCACCTACTTCTGCCACCCCACCACATATTACCGTTGAATTGCCACCAAAGCACATCGCTACCTACACTTCTCCTTGCCTCACTTCGTCCTCAAACAAACCTCCACCATCACCAACAATCACACCTGTTCTACAAGTACCCTCCCCCGTGTTGTTTACAACCACGCCCATACAAGGGACAAACTTTCGCAGCTCTTGTACCACCGATCGCATCACTGTCAACTTCAACCAGGTGTCAAAATGA
- the LOC110900817 gene encoding uncharacterized protein LOC110900817 produces MVFFFFKFADHAGMMNALTEGPWIIRSQSLFLEVWSPSVKLEKKEVKKVQVWVKLHEVPIAAYTEDGLSLIATTIGEPKALDSFTTSMCVDMWGRSSFARALVEISADTDFKEELTIAVPRLDGDGFIKEKVYVEYEWCPHRCGRCCVFGHNEDCCPKQASKVSNGNPQHGKIPGHDKKFKQPIQDRGLSKRQPIVDDDGYTTVQGKKAARKVGFNVNKPKQKFEYRSVASKGKGGDPNSNPVVSTKKDESVKGSKSSVQISNPFDVLNDPSVNVDEGGNTSGSAQHDVEDEEVVEVLNETDGYEMDDFLRQGTVKSDEKKGQ; encoded by the coding sequence AtggtttttttctttttcaagttcgcgGATCATGCAGGTATGATGAACGCTCTTACTGAGGGACCGTGGATTATTCGTTCACAGTCGTTGTTTTTGGAAGTTTGGTCACCGTCGGTAAAGTTAGAGAAGAAGGAAGTGAAAAAGGTTCAGGTTTGGGTTAAACTCCATGAAGTTCCTATAGCGGCATATACGGAGGATGGTTTAAGTTTGATTGCTACAACTATCGGGGAGCCGAAAGCTTTGGATTCGTTCACTACCTCAATGTGCGTAGATATGTGGGGTAGAAGCAGTTTTGCTCGTGCTCTGGTTGAGATTTCAGCCGATACTGATTTCAAGGAGGAGTTGACTATTGCGGTTCCTCGTCTTGATGGGGATGGTTTTATCAAGGAGAAGGTTTATGTCGAATATGAATGGTGTCCCCATAGGTGTGGTCGATGCTGTGTTTTTGGCCACAATGAGGACTGTTGTCCTAAGCAGGCTTCGAAAGTATCTAATGGCAATCCTCAACATGGCAAGATCCCTGGTCATGATAAGAAGTTTAAGCAGCCGATTCAGGACAGGGGTCTTTCAAAGCGGCAACCCATTGTGGACGACGATGGTTACACGACTGTTCAAGGTAAGAAGGCAGCTAGGAAGGTTGGTTTTAATGTCAACAAACCAAAGCAAAAATTTGAATATAGGTCTGTTGCGTCTAAGGGTAAGGGAGGGGATCCTAATTCTAATCCGGTGGTTTCCACGAAAAAAGATGAGTCGGTCAAAGGGTCGAAATCGTCCGTTCAAATTTCAAACCCTTTTGATGTTCTCAACGATCCTAGTGTTAATGTGGATGAGGGTGGTAACACATCAGGGTCGGCCCAGCACGATGTGGAGGATGAAGAGGTAGTCGAGGTTCTTAACGAGACGGATGGGTATGAGATGGATGATTTTTTGAGGCAAGGAACTGTTAAATCGGATGAAAAAAAAGGGCAATGA